The sequence below is a genomic window from Nostoc flagelliforme CCNUN1.
TGTAGCCGTGAAACTCCACTCGGAGGGCAGCTTGGGAGAAATCTACATGATCGCCGTCGATCCAGACTATCAACGTCAAGGCATTGGCACCGCTCTGGTGGAATTTGCTCTTGATTGGATGAAAGTTGCTGGGATGTCGCTTGCTATGGTCGAGACCGGAGGCGATCCTGGCCATGCCCCGGCACGTTGTACCTATGAAAAGCTGGGTTTCGGGCTTTTACCCATCGCCAGGTACTTCAAAAAGTTGTAGGTGGGGAGGGTTTCAAATGCCCAATGCGCGAATTTATTTTGAGTAGCAGGTTGTGCCTGGAGTATTTTCGGGTTTAAACTCATTACATTCTCTAGGATTTTGACGCTCTAACGACCAGCCATAGGGCTTGTCGGAGGTGACGACACCATTAGCTAGAGTTGTTAGTCGGAAGTTAGCCCCCCGAAAATTGGTAAACTGCAATTTGGCGTCTTTTAAGTTTGCTGCTTCCAAATTGGCGCTGATGAAACCGGCATTAGACAGATCGGCATTTTCCAGAGATGCTGATTTCAAATTTGCTCCTGTTAAGGAAGCACGACTGAGATTAACCGAATTCAGAATCGCACCTTCTAAATTTGCACCAGTGAGATCGGCATTCATGAGATTAGCTTGAGATAATGTAGCACCACTCAAGTCAGCCCCTCGCAAATTTGCTCCAGTTAGATTAAATTTAGTTAGGTCAGCACCACTCAAATTACACCTGGGACAGGCACTTGTTGCCTTCAACTGATCCAAAT
It includes:
- a CDS encoding pentapeptide repeat-containing protein, whose product is MKLKIVATVALLACFGFAEQALASNQLDLDQLKATSACPRCNLSGADLTKFNLTGANLRGADLSGATLSQANLMNADLTGANLEGAILNSVNLSRASLTGANLKSASLENADLSNAGFISANLEAANLKDAKLQFTNFRGANFRLTTLANGVVTSDKPYGWSLERQNPRECNEFKPENTPGTTCYSK